AAACTGTCTTTGGTTTCAGTCGATAATTGGCCAAGGCCTAACTGCGCTAACAATTTGTGGTCTAGTTTAATCATCGCCTGTTTATAGCTTACGTTTTACAGTTTCCCGCGTAAAGAATTCAATCCTGTCACCTTCTTTGAGTGCGACCTTCGTTGTGGTTTTCAATTTCAATCCGCAGAGTTCGTTAACGCCTACTGAATTAACTTCGTCTGGTCCTTTTTTAACGCTCTCGACCTCAGCTTCACCAATCAGCTCTTCGTCTCGAAAAATCTTAGCGGTGGTATTTGTTCTGGCCTCACCTTTGGTGACCTCGCCACCACAAATAACTTCATTTTTTGTTGTATTAAAAACACCTTTAATAATGAGTCTGCCGATGTTATCTTCCACTACCTTTGGTAAGAGCATAGACTCAAGTTCGGCTTTTACGTTGTCGATTAGTTCATATATAACTTTGTAAATTCGAATCTCTACCCCCTCTTTCATGGCCAGTCGTTTAAGGTTAGCTGGCAGATCTACATTAAAACCGTAAATAATCGCGTGACTAGCCGAGGCCATACTTATATCGCTTTCCTTGATCGAGCCGACGCCCGATCCAACTACTCTGGGGGATACTTCTTCGGACCCGAGGCTCATTACGCTTTCAATAACCGACATACCTGAACCTTTGACGTCGGCTTTGATCAACATCGGCAGTTCTTGGCTACTACGGTCCTTGTGAATCTGGGCTAACAATTCGCTACCGGTGGATGCGACCGACTTAATCGGTGCTCCGCCTGTGTACTTTAAGGCCGCGGCTTTGGCCTGCTTTTCACTGTTGTGAGTAGTAAACGTAACGCCAAAGTTTGGTAGTTCCTTTAAGCCGGTAACTGTAGCTGGGGTAGAAGAACCAGCGGTACTGAGCTTATTACCCTCAAAATCCTCAACCGTCCTGGCCTTGCCATAGGTTTGCCCGGCCTGGATAAAATCGCCGGCCCGCAATAAACCGTGCTCCACCAAGACAGTTACCACCGGCCCCCGGCCGCGCTCCATGTGGCTTTCAATCACCAGGCCCTCAGCCGGACCATCGATATCGGCCGTGAGCTCTTCCACGTCTGTCACCAGCAAAACCATATCGAGTAACTTGCCTAACCCCTCCTTCTTCAGGGCCGAGACTTCCACCGTCACGGTATCACCACCCCATTCTTCAGGTGTTAGGTTAGTATCGGCCAACTCCTGCTTGACTCGATCGATATTCGCGGCTGATTTGTCAACTTTATTAATTGCTACCATTATTTTCACCCCGGCTTGTACGGCATATTTAATGGCTTCTTTGGTTTGGGGCTTAACGCCGTCATCGGCCGCTACAACCAGCAGGACTAAGTCGGTCAAGTAGGCGCCATGTTGGCGTAAGCTGGCAAAGGCCTCGTGTCCTGGCGTGTCGAGAAAAGTTATAACCCGGCCATTATGCGTTACTTGATAAGCCGAAATATGCTGAGTAATGCCGCCTGATTCGGCCTCGACCTCAGCAGTATTACGGATAGCATCCAACAGGGTGGTTTTACCGTGATCAACATGCCCCATAACGGCTACGACTGGCGGGCGGGGTTGCAAATTAGTGGCTTGTCGAGTCTGGCGTTGGCTGAGCGGCGGTTTTTCGTCAGTTTGACGTTCCAGTTTTGTCTCAAGTCCGAGCTCCGACACCATAGCTGCCGCAGTCTCAAAATCAATCACGTCGTTGAGAGTAGCCATAACCCCGCTTTTAACTAAGCTAGTAATAAGTTCGGTAGCCTCGATGCCCAGGCGTTCAGCCAGCTCGCCGACGGTGATGGTGCTATTGATCTTGACGGTTTCAGACATAGTTATCTCCTCTTATCGGAGGTTCGACCACGTCCTCCGAGTGTTTATTGATGGGTCATTGCTTAA
Above is a genomic segment from Candidatus Saccharimonadales bacterium containing:
- the infB gene encoding translation initiation factor IF-2, with translation MSETVKINSTITVGELAERLGIEATELITSLVKSGVMATLNDVIDFETAAAMVSELGLETKLERQTDEKPPLSQRQTRQATNLQPRPPVVAVMGHVDHGKTTLLDAIRNTAEVEAESGGITQHISAYQVTHNGRVITFLDTPGHEAFASLRQHGAYLTDLVLLVVAADDGVKPQTKEAIKYAVQAGVKIMVAINKVDKSAANIDRVKQELADTNLTPEEWGGDTVTVEVSALKKEGLGKLLDMVLLVTDVEELTADIDGPAEGLVIESHMERGRGPVVTVLVEHGLLRAGDFIQAGQTYGKARTVEDFEGNKLSTAGSSTPATVTGLKELPNFGVTFTTHNSEKQAKAAALKYTGGAPIKSVASTGSELLAQIHKDRSSQELPMLIKADVKGSGMSVIESVMSLGSEEVSPRVVGSGVGSIKESDISMASASHAIIYGFNVDLPANLKRLAMKEGVEIRIYKVIYELIDNVKAELESMLLPKVVEDNIGRLIIKGVFNTTKNEVICGGEVTKGEARTNTTAKIFRDEELIGEAEVESVKKGPDEVNSVGVNELCGLKLKTTTKVALKEGDRIEFFTRETVKRKL